The region TCCTGCTCAGCGACGGCACGAGCACGGTGGGTCGCAGCGTCACCGATGCCATCGCCGCGGCGAAGAAGGACAACGTGCAGGTGTCCACGATCGCCTTCGGCACCCCGAACGGCACGGTCACCGATCGCGGGCAGACCGTGCTCGTCCCGGCCGACAACGCCACGCTCGCACGCATCGCGCGGGAGACCGGCGGCTCGTTCCACACCGCGGCGTCGGAGCAGGAGCTGCGCGACGTCTACTCCGACATCGGCTCGCAGATCGGTTACACCACCGAGAAGCGTGACATCAGCTGGAGCTTCCTGCTCACCGGCGTGCTCTTCCTGTTCGCGGCCGGGGGCACGGCGATGCTGTGGTCCGGCCGGCTGGTCTGATCCGACCGCTGCGTGCCGGGGCGCGCGGGCGCGTCGTCGCTCAGGCCTGCGGGTCGAGCACCAGCTTGCCCACCGACGAGCGGTCCAGCAGCGAGCGGTGCGCGACGGCCGCCTCGGCCAACGGGTAGGTCTCACCCACCACCGGGGTGATCGCGCCCTGGGCCACGAGATCGAGCAGGTCGGTGACGGCCGCGGCGAACAGCTCGGGGCGCTGGACGACGTGCACGAGCCAGAAGCCGATGACAGCGGCGCTGCGCCCCATCAACCGCCCCGGGTCGACCGGAGCGGGCGACGTCCGTCCCGCCATGCCGAACACGGCCAGCCGGCCGAGCGGCGCCAGGGCGGCGAGGCTCTGGTCGAACACCGAACCGCCGGTCATCTCCAGCACGACGTCCACCCGCTTGCCGTCGTTGGCCTCGCGCAGGGCGGCGGTGAGGTCCTCGGCGCGCGAGTCGACGGCCACGTCGGCGCCGAGCTCGCGGGTGAGTGCCCGCTTCTCCTCGCTCGACGCCGTCGCGATGACGCGGCCGGCACCCCAGCGCTTCGCGAGCTGGATCGCGATCGTGCCGACCCCGCCGGCGCCGGCGTGCACGACGACCGACTCGCCCTGCTGCAGGTGGGTGCTGGTGCGCAGCAGGTGCCACGCCGTCGCACCCTGCACGAGTGTCGTGAGGGCCTGCGCGTCGGTCACGCCGTCGGGCACCGGGAACAGCTGCGCGGTGTCGACCGCGATCCGCTGGGCATAGCCGCCACCGCTCACCATGCCGACGAGGCGGCGCCCGGCGTCGTCGCGGACCACGACCTCCGAGCCCGGGATCAGCGGCAGGGTCTGCTTTGCGAGGTAGGAGTCCTCGGTCTGGTGGGTGTCGGCGTAGTTGACGCCGGACGCGAGGACGTCGAGCACCCGCTGGCCCGGATCCGCCTCCGGGTCGGGCAGGTCGCGGACGACGAGGGTCTCGGGTCCACCGAACTCGGTGAGCTGCACGGCACGCATGACTGCGACCGTACCGAGGGGTAGCGGGCGCCGGACGACGCCGGGTTGTCGGTGCGACCGCGGTCATCCGCTAGCGTCGGGGATCGTGACTGGACGGACGGTGCTCGTC is a window of Jatrophihabitans endophyticus DNA encoding:
- a CDS encoding quinone oxidoreductase family protein; translated protein: MRAVQLTEFGGPETLVVRDLPDPEADPGQRVLDVLASGVNYADTHQTEDSYLAKQTLPLIPGSEVVVRDDAGRRLVGMVSGGGYAQRIAVDTAQLFPVPDGVTDAQALTTLVQGATAWHLLRTSTHLQQGESVVVHAGAGGVGTIAIQLAKRWGAGRVIATASSEEKRALTRELGADVAVDSRAEDLTAALREANDGKRVDVVLEMTGGSVFDQSLAALAPLGRLAVFGMAGRTSPAPVDPGRLMGRSAAVIGFWLVHVVQRPELFAAAVTDLLDLVAQGAITPVVGETYPLAEAAVAHRSLLDRSSVGKLVLDPQA